The genomic DNA ACGAAATGCGGCTCGTCGGCGATCGACCCGTCGTAGGTGATCCGATACAGCTCAGGGGCTTTCGTCTCGCCGTGGTGCGCCACCTCGGCGACGCACAGTTCGACTTCGTAAGGCTTGGCTTGCTCGGTGAAGATGGTGCCGAGGGTCTGGGCGTAGACGTTGGCCAACTGACGGCCGGTGACGTCCCGCCGGTCATAGGCGTAGCCCCGGGTGTCGGCGAACTGGATGCCGCCGCGACGCAGGTTGTCGAACTCGTTGAACCGGCCGACCGCGGCGAAACCGACGCGGTCGTACAGCTCGCTGACCTTCTGGAGCGAGCGCGACGGGTTCTCCGCCACGAACAGCACGCCCCCGTCGTAGGCCAGGACGACCACGCTGCGGCCCCGCGAAATGCCTTTGCGCGCAAGCTCGGAACGTTCCCGCATCGCCTGTTCGGGCGAGATGAAATACGGAAAGCTCATCAGGCATTACCTCTCGCGCGGGTGCGGTTGG from Mycolicibacterium phocaicum includes the following:
- the prcA gene encoding proteasome subunit alpha; its protein translation is MSFPYFISPEQAMRERSELARKGISRGRSVVVLAYDGGVLFVAENPSRSLQKVSELYDRVGFAAVGRFNEFDNLRRGGIQFADTRGYAYDRRDVTGRQLANVYAQTLGTIFTEQAKPYEVELCVAEVAHHGETKAPELYRITYDGSIADEPHFVVMGGTTEPIIAALNDSYQENASLDDAVKVAVDALHAGAGDRVLGAATLEVAILDAKKPRRAFRRITGAALDAVLPKVEAETTDGDKAADGESKPEGDATE